The following coding sequences lie in one Thermoleophilia bacterium genomic window:
- the asnB gene encoding asparagine synthase (glutamine-hydrolyzing): MCGIFGFVGAPDRQLLGRMAAALVHRGPDDAGSFERPAVSLGHRRLSIIDRAGSHQPLANEDKSIWLAYNGEIYNYRELRSELEACGHVFRTKGDTEVIVHAYEQWGPSCAARFNGMWAFALADLRPGHNRLILNRDHFGIKPLFYARSPHNGRLLFASEMKGLFQDRDLSAQPDDQMVYEFLQHGLHDHRAETMFRGVYHVPEASWIEVPLDAPQKPGESGLLAAPLPSTRYWSPDLNDSGKPDPAEFRKLFRTSVERRLLSEVPVGSCLSGGLDSTTIVSFMSELLREHAPDAESLRGQLKTFSAVFDGDPIDERDYIEVAVASTGADTTYTNPDSHEFMHELRDFIWHQEEPFVSTGPYAQWCVMRSAREQVTVLLDGQGGDELLAGYVPYQMVYLRQLLRQRRYELLRRESAKSADVLSPLVKRRLGQRRKRLAVRSLLRPSFLDHVADPNGGRSQSDLKLRLMQDLLEFCLPCLLRYEDRNAMAFSVESRVPYLDQELVSFMLSMPDDAIIRDGWSRWILREGLRGTLPEKIRLRRWKVGFTTPEMRWIKARRAAFTSIYQSPAFQARPYWKGDAVGDAFRACCKGKVEESPFFWRAANVELWLREFCDRSIVLEGVDTEAMLTQPAEIGPKHRGEIREAADPHVPALLAASGALGAHQGAAEAERLLRTYEPNALKHLFAATQGRVFARLPIHTDIVRRGDDLAEVVLRHVAPHVRPGDSIAIAENAVSAAQGRSFLIEDIHPTRLATFLGNAVTRTPHGLGLGTPHTMQLAIDQVGAPRIVAAAAIGAAGRVIHQRGLFYRVAGREVEAIDGPTPNRLPPHNISASLGPENPDGVAEELSRVLRNAVGGAVAVSVIDASDLAATILGASPGANRELIATLMRDNPLGQGHEQTPVCIIRPLGQLPISPESSTS, from the coding sequence ATGTGTGGCATCTTCGGCTTTGTTGGTGCTCCCGACCGCCAACTCCTGGGCCGCATGGCGGCCGCTCTTGTGCACCGCGGTCCGGACGATGCCGGCTCCTTTGAGCGGCCGGCCGTGAGCCTCGGCCACCGACGCCTCAGCATCATCGACCGTGCTGGCAGCCACCAGCCGCTAGCCAACGAGGACAAGAGCATTTGGCTCGCATACAACGGCGAGATCTACAACTACCGCGAGCTGCGCAGCGAACTCGAGGCATGTGGACACGTCTTCCGCACCAAAGGCGACACCGAGGTGATTGTTCACGCCTACGAGCAGTGGGGGCCCTCTTGCGCCGCGCGCTTCAACGGTATGTGGGCGTTCGCCCTCGCGGACCTTCGCCCGGGGCACAACAGACTCATTCTCAATCGCGACCACTTCGGCATCAAGCCTCTCTTCTACGCCCGTTCACCGCACAACGGACGCCTCCTCTTCGCGAGCGAGATGAAGGGGCTGTTCCAGGATCGAGACCTCAGCGCGCAACCCGACGATCAGATGGTCTACGAGTTCCTTCAGCACGGCCTCCACGACCACCGCGCCGAGACCATGTTTCGCGGGGTCTACCACGTACCCGAGGCCTCATGGATAGAGGTCCCTCTCGACGCGCCCCAGAAGCCTGGCGAGTCGGGCCTCCTCGCCGCCCCGTTGCCGAGCACCCGCTACTGGTCCCCAGACCTCAACGATTCCGGCAAGCCAGATCCTGCCGAGTTCCGCAAGCTCTTCCGAACCAGCGTAGAGAGGCGCCTCCTCTCGGAGGTTCCCGTCGGTTCGTGCCTCTCGGGAGGCCTGGACTCGACCACAATCGTGTCGTTCATGAGCGAGTTGCTCCGTGAGCACGCACCAGACGCCGAGTCACTACGCGGCCAGCTCAAGACATTCAGCGCAGTGTTCGACGGAGATCCCATCGACGAGCGTGACTACATCGAGGTGGCCGTCGCGAGCACCGGGGCCGACACTACCTACACGAACCCCGACTCGCACGAGTTCATGCACGAACTGCGCGACTTCATCTGGCATCAGGAAGAGCCCTTCGTGAGCACCGGTCCCTACGCGCAGTGGTGCGTCATGCGCTCCGCGCGCGAGCAGGTCACGGTGCTCCTTGACGGTCAAGGCGGCGACGAACTCCTCGCGGGATACGTGCCGTATCAGATGGTCTACTTGCGCCAACTGCTGCGACAGAGGCGCTACGAACTGCTTCGTCGCGAATCCGCCAAGTCGGCGGATGTTCTCTCGCCGTTGGTCAAGCGCCGTCTCGGACAACGACGCAAGCGCCTTGCCGTGCGGAGTCTCCTGCGGCCTTCGTTTCTCGACCATGTCGCGGATCCAAACGGAGGTCGCTCGCAGAGCGACCTCAAACTCCGCCTCATGCAGGACTTGCTTGAATTCTGCTTGCCGTGCTTGTTGCGCTACGAGGATCGCAACGCGATGGCGTTCAGCGTCGAGTCGCGCGTTCCATACCTCGATCAGGAGCTCGTGAGCTTCATGCTGAGCATGCCGGATGATGCCATCATCCGGGACGGATGGAGCCGGTGGATTCTGCGCGAGGGTCTTCGCGGCACACTGCCCGAGAAGATCCGCCTTCGTCGCTGGAAGGTTGGATTCACGACTCCAGAGATGCGCTGGATCAAGGCCAGACGCGCCGCGTTCACAAGCATCTACCAGTCGCCCGCCTTCCAGGCACGTCCGTACTGGAAGGGCGATGCCGTCGGGGACGCTTTCCGCGCTTGCTGCAAGGGCAAGGTTGAGGAGTCCCCCTTCTTCTGGCGCGCAGCCAACGTCGAGCTCTGGCTACGGGAATTCTGCGACCGCAGCATCGTTCTTGAAGGCGTCGACACCGAGGCGATGCTCACACAGCCGGCAGAGATCGGCCCCAAGCATCGGGGCGAGATCCGCGAGGCAGCAGACCCTCACGTTCCCGCTCTGCTCGCCGCTTCTGGAGCCCTGGGCGCGCATCAAGGCGCTGCCGAGGCTGAGCGCCTACTGCGCACTTACGAACCCAATGCTCTCAAGCACCTGTTTGCCGCAACTCAAGGCCGCGTGTTCGCGCGCCTCCCGATCCACACGGACATAGTCCGTCGCGGCGACGATCTAGCCGAAGTGGTTCTCCGCCACGTCGCTCCGCATGTGCGTCCGGGGGATAGCATTGCGATCGCCGAAAACGCGGTCTCTGCGGCGCAGGGCAGAAGCTTCCTGATTGAAGACATCCACCCGACGCGACTGGCCACCTTCCTTGGTAACGCAGTAACACGTACCCCACATGGCCTCGGTCTCGGCACGCCGCACACTATGCAACTCGCGATCGACCAAGTCGGAGCTCCGCGCATCGTGGCTGCAGCAGCCATAGGCGCGGCGGGACGAGTCATCCACCAACGGGGCCTCTTCTACAGGGTCGCTGGCCGCGAGGTCGAGGCGATCGACGGTCCCACACCCAATCGACTCCCCCCGCACAACATCTCCGCGAGCCTCGGTCCCGAGAACCCAGATGGTGTTGCAGAAGAACTGAGCCGCGTCCTGCGCAACGCTGTCGGCGGGGCAGTGGCCGTCTCCGTCATCGACGCGAGCGACCTCGCGGCAACCATCCTCGGGGCCTCTCCCGGAGCCAATCGTGAGCTCATCGCTACACTAATGCGTGACAACCCTCTCGGACAGGGCCACGAGCAGACACCGGTGTGCATCATCCGGCCGCTCGGCCAGTTGCCCATCTCGCCAGAATCGAGCACCAGCTAG
- a CDS encoding ABC transporter permease yields the protein MNQILAMAWKDLRSTARNLPALTMMLLAPLALAALLGFAFGGDESFSISATKVVVANEDEGVSTSADAASHVAGDAIVDVLRSADLNDLFDVSEVTTAAEARRRVDGAEDAVAVIIPADFSKAILGSSSTSKTTVEVYEDPTRGIGGDITKSVVEQTLVTFNGARAAAAAAAGLAIRSGRIGEAAELAEAAAAGFIDQGGSAGVTVTQRSPQLPEGKKTEDVSVTGVILAGMMVFFLFFGASNVARTILDEDQAGTLPRLFTTPTPRRTILAGKFASVFTTVAVQAVILLIAGRLIFGIHWGGIDAVVMLTLTAAAVAASLALLIVSLVRTPGQAGAISAGVYLILALVGGNFVGTAAMTGIYATLQRLTPNGWLLLAWDTTMRGGRLTDVGVNLLVALAFGLAFFVAAVLLFRRRFS from the coding sequence ATGAACCAGATCCTGGCCATGGCGTGGAAGGACTTGCGGAGCACAGCTCGCAATCTGCCGGCGCTCACCATGATGCTTCTGGCACCACTTGCCTTGGCCGCCTTACTCGGCTTCGCCTTCGGCGGCGACGAGTCGTTCTCGATCTCAGCTACGAAGGTTGTCGTGGCGAATGAAGACGAGGGGGTGAGCACATCGGCCGACGCCGCGTCGCACGTGGCCGGCGACGCGATTGTGGACGTCCTCAGAAGCGCGGATCTCAACGACCTGTTCGATGTGAGCGAAGTCACCACGGCCGCGGAGGCGCGTCGCCGGGTCGACGGCGCAGAGGACGCCGTGGCGGTGATCATCCCCGCCGACTTCAGCAAGGCAATCCTCGGCTCTTCGTCCACCTCCAAGACCACGGTCGAGGTATACGAGGATCCAACTCGGGGGATCGGCGGCGACATCACCAAGAGCGTCGTTGAACAGACTCTTGTCACCTTCAACGGCGCCCGTGCCGCAGCCGCAGCGGCAGCTGGCCTGGCAATCCGAAGCGGCCGCATCGGCGAGGCCGCAGAGCTCGCAGAGGCCGCCGCTGCAGGCTTCATCGATCAGGGTGGCAGCGCTGGTGTAACCGTGACACAGCGCTCGCCGCAGCTTCCGGAGGGCAAGAAGACGGAGGACGTGAGCGTGACCGGCGTCATTCTCGCCGGCATGATGGTGTTCTTTCTCTTCTTTGGGGCGTCGAACGTGGCCCGGACAATCCTCGATGAGGATCAAGCCGGCACGCTGCCGAGACTATTCACAACGCCCACTCCGCGCCGCACCATACTCGCCGGAAAGTTCGCCAGCGTGTTCACGACGGTCGCCGTTCAGGCAGTAATCCTGCTCATCGCCGGAAGGCTGATATTCGGTATCCACTGGGGCGGCATCGACGCCGTTGTCATGCTCACCTTGACGGCAGCAGCGGTTGCGGCCAGCCTCGCCTTGCTGATCGTCTCGCTGGTCCGAACACCTGGCCAAGCTGGAGCAATCAGCGCCGGCGTCTATCTGATCCTGGCGCTCGTCGGCGGCAATTTCGTGGGCACTGCGGCGATGACCGGAATCTACGCGACGCTCCAAAGACTCACGCCGAACGGCTGGCTGCTTCTCGCCTGGGACACGACCATGCGAGGCGGCAGGCTCACCGATGTCGGCGTCAATCTGCTCGTCGCGCTCGCATTCGGCCTGGCGTTCTTCGTCGCAGCGGTCCTGCTCTTTCGCCGTCGTTTCAGCTGA
- a CDS encoding ABC transporter ATP-binding protein: MVEVEDLRKQFEPPRGVVAVDGVSFTISRGEIFSLLGPNGAGKSTTISMLSCLLRPSGGDGRIDGHSIRTEAQQVKEAIGVVPQDIALYPDMSARENLLFWGKMYGLTSSHLKSRVDEVLELIKLTERQKDRIEKFSGGMKRRVNIGVALLHKPKVLLLDEPTVGIDPQSRRSILDGILDLRDQGMTILYTTHYMAEAQELSDRIGIIDHGKMIALGTHHELVKIVGEEAHVRLRVEHSLLRMIEKWGNVSGVSRATVDEEEAVLYIQDVNAVLPRLFEEAAAAGTRIIEMSVAEPNLEMVFLHLTGRALRE; the protein is encoded by the coding sequence ATCGTTGAGGTCGAGGACCTGCGCAAACAGTTCGAGCCGCCCAGAGGCGTGGTCGCCGTCGATGGTGTGAGTTTCACAATCTCCAGGGGAGAGATCTTCAGTCTTCTCGGCCCCAACGGCGCCGGCAAGAGCACGACGATCTCGATGCTCTCATGCCTGCTCCGGCCAAGCGGCGGCGATGGTCGCATTGACGGGCATTCAATCCGGACCGAAGCCCAGCAAGTCAAGGAAGCGATCGGTGTCGTTCCTCAGGACATCGCCCTCTACCCCGACATGAGCGCTCGCGAGAACCTCCTCTTCTGGGGCAAGATGTACGGACTGACGTCATCCCACCTCAAGTCGAGAGTGGACGAGGTCCTGGAGCTCATCAAGCTTACCGAGCGACAGAAGGATCGCATCGAGAAGTTCAGCGGGGGGATGAAGCGCCGCGTCAACATCGGCGTCGCGCTGCTACACAAACCAAAGGTGCTCCTTCTTGATGAGCCGACCGTCGGGATCGACCCTCAAAGCCGGCGATCCATCCTCGATGGCATCCTGGACCTGCGGGATCAAGGCATGACGATTCTCTACACAACGCACTACATGGCCGAGGCGCAGGAACTCAGTGATCGCATCGGCATCATCGACCATGGGAAGATGATCGCCCTCGGTACACACCATGAGCTGGTCAAGATCGTCGGCGAAGAGGCCCATGTTCGCCTCCGTGTCGAACACAGCCTCCTGCGCATGATCGAGAAATGGGGCAACGTCTCGGGCGTGAGCCGCGCCACAGTCGACGAAGAAGAGGCCGTCCTGTACATCCAGGACGTGAACGCCGTGCTGCCGCGCCTCTTCGAAGAAGCCGCAGCCGCAGGCACTCGCATCATCGAAATGTCCGTGGCCGAGCCCAACCTAGAAATGGTCTTCCTCCACCTAACAGGAAGAGCTCTGCGCGAATGA
- a CDS encoding deoxyribonuclease IV, whose product MRIGAHVRASGGVWKAVEAGVGLGCEAIQFFAGSPRTWRPTLYSDKDAARFIAARAASGISFAVIHTIYLINLASNREDLYENSVHSLVGALRAAEQLQADAIVTHIGSHQGAGFSAGLSRVAAALRRALAESEGSSVRLLLENTAGAGGTMGVNFAELGAMIEAADSHPRLGLCVDTAHAFAAGFDLRTAEGLDDTLSRVEAECGLERLVMLHLNDSKAPLGSNRDRHENIGAGEIGLEAFGRIVRHPLLAAMPGILEVPGLDGKGPDQANMDVLRKFAGKTQK is encoded by the coding sequence GTGAGAATCGGTGCGCACGTCAGAGCGTCGGGTGGGGTCTGGAAAGCCGTTGAGGCTGGCGTCGGGCTCGGGTGTGAGGCTATCCAGTTCTTTGCCGGCAGCCCACGCACCTGGCGACCAACGCTGTACAGCGACAAGGACGCGGCGCGCTTCATCGCCGCCCGCGCTGCGTCCGGCATCAGTTTCGCCGTCATCCACACCATCTATCTCATCAACCTCGCGAGCAACCGTGAGGACCTATATGAGAACTCGGTGCATTCGTTGGTCGGTGCGCTGCGGGCGGCGGAGCAGTTGCAGGCAGACGCGATCGTCACGCACATCGGTTCTCACCAAGGCGCCGGCTTCTCCGCGGGTCTCAGTCGAGTAGCTGCCGCTCTGCGTCGGGCGCTCGCCGAGAGCGAGGGCTCTAGCGTGCGACTGTTGCTTGAGAACACAGCGGGTGCTGGCGGAACCATGGGTGTGAACTTCGCGGAGCTCGGCGCGATGATTGAGGCTGCTGATTCCCATCCGCGTCTGGGCCTGTGTGTGGACACCGCGCATGCCTTCGCGGCCGGGTTCGATTTGCGAACCGCGGAGGGGCTGGACGATACGCTCTCTCGCGTGGAGGCTGAATGTGGCCTGGAGCGTCTCGTGATGCTGCATCTCAACGACTCGAAGGCACCCTTGGGCTCGAATCGCGATCGCCACGAGAACATTGGGGCCGGCGAGATTGGACTCGAGGCGTTCGGTCGCATCGTTCGTCATCCGCTGTTGGCTGCGATGCCGGGTATTCTGGAGGTTCCCGGTCTTGATGGGAAAGGGCCGGATCAAGCCAACATGGATGTCCTTCGGAAGTTCGCCGGGAAGACACAGAAGTGA
- a CDS encoding ABC transporter permease, which yields MSPRIWTLATKDLLEARRDRLALLFTVIMPLAFTAFFGIMFQSSSNRLLLAVSNADGGASSDRLVELLEQSSVVKVTIMTADEAETAVDEGRMTAALLIPAGFTAAVLDGRTPAVSLVGMSGSSGVQTALTEVTRAAGTVVSGEMAARAAVAVVSPGEDSSNKAREAAHELATASLADPTASISVIASGTPSGEIPSGFVLSSPGMLINFILFSMLTAGVAVIQERRNSTLLRLMTTRLRRWELIAGKSAGMFLLTLLQQVILISAGELLFGVAYLNSPAALIVVMISLSLVASTLGLLLASLLPSEQALVATTVLVSMSVSALSGAWFPLEVTGETFQAVGHVLPTAWILDALRAIILRGAGLNEVLPAVGVAVAWSVGLFSVAVWRFRLTR from the coding sequence ATGTCGCCGAGGATCTGGACGCTTGCTACCAAGGACCTCCTCGAAGCGCGCCGTGACAGACTCGCGCTCCTGTTCACTGTGATCATGCCACTCGCATTCACAGCGTTCTTTGGCATCATGTTCCAGAGCAGCAGCAACCGCCTCCTGCTCGCTGTCTCAAACGCGGATGGCGGCGCCTCGTCTGACCGGCTCGTGGAGCTTCTGGAGCAGTCGTCGGTCGTCAAGGTGACCATAATGACTGCCGACGAGGCAGAGACGGCCGTCGACGAAGGGCGCATGACCGCGGCCCTCTTGATTCCGGCTGGGTTCACCGCTGCCGTACTCGACGGCCGAACTCCTGCCGTTTCACTCGTCGGCATGTCCGGATCGTCAGGCGTTCAGACGGCGCTCACAGAAGTCACTCGAGCAGCCGGCACGGTGGTATCCGGGGAGATGGCTGCCAGAGCTGCTGTTGCGGTTGTGAGCCCCGGTGAGGACAGCAGCAACAAGGCGCGGGAGGCTGCGCATGAATTGGCCACCGCGTCGCTGGCCGATCCAACGGCCAGCATTTCCGTCATCGCCTCCGGCACACCGTCGGGCGAAATCCCGAGCGGGTTCGTCCTGAGCTCTCCCGGCATGCTCATCAACTTCATCCTCTTCAGCATGCTCACCGCCGGCGTTGCCGTCATACAGGAGCGCCGAAACTCCACGCTTCTGCGCCTCATGACGACGCGGCTTCGTCGCTGGGAGCTCATCGCCGGCAAGAGTGCGGGGATGTTCCTGCTCACGTTGCTCCAGCAGGTAATCCTGATCAGCGCTGGAGAGTTGCTGTTCGGCGTCGCCTACCTCAACAGCCCTGCGGCCTTGATCGTCGTCATGATCTCACTCTCGCTGGTCGCTTCTACGCTGGGCCTATTGCTGGCTTCACTCCTGCCGAGCGAGCAAGCCCTCGTTGCCACCACCGTCCTCGTCTCCATGTCCGTATCGGCATTGTCCGGCGCATGGTTCCCGCTCGAAGTCACCGGTGAGACGTTCCAGGCGGTCGGGCACGTACTCCCAACCGCATGGATTCTGGACGCACTGCGTGCAATCATCCTGAGAGGCGCCGGCCTCAACGAGGTCTTGCCAGCCGTGGGGGTCGCCGTCGCATGGTCTGTCGGACTGTTCTCCGTAGCAGTCTGGCGCTTCCGACTCACCCGCTAG
- the purH gene encoding bifunctional phosphoribosylaminoimidazolecarboxamide formyltransferase/IMP cyclohydrolase has protein sequence MKVKRALISVFDKSGLEAFARGLTDMDVQIISTGGTAKMLTESGLPVTLVEEVTGFPEMLDGRVKTMHPRLMAGILARRDVSEHMSTIAGHEIEPIDMVVCSLYPFEEVAGRRGVDDAVVIENIDIGGPTMIRAAAKNHEAVAVVTSSSDYGQLLDEMRASSGELSPETLRGLAAKAFHRTAHYDCCIASWFGETNADFPDFMMRDYSKVLDLKYGENPHQRAAYYAEVGQPTHLLSGVEQLHGKQMGFNNLYDLHAARAICDEFTLPCVVIIKHNNPCGCALAENLAAAYDKAFACDPESAYGSVIAVNRTVDMALAERLNELFVEVLYAPGYDDDALELLTQKANIRVLRGEERRQINPGEFDFKRVTGGVLVQDRDSEVEERDEMTVATTRHPSDQEWGDMLFAFRVAKHVKSNAIVIAKDLATLGVGAGQMSRVDSTRIAIEKARSDLRGAVVGSDAFYPFPDAVEMALEQGITAVMQPGGSKGDEAAIKACDAAEAAMVMTGRRHFLH, from the coding sequence GTGAAGGTTAAGCGAGCCCTCATCTCCGTGTTCGACAAGAGTGGCCTCGAAGCGTTTGCGCGGGGCCTGACCGACATGGATGTCCAGATCATCTCGACCGGCGGGACGGCCAAGATGCTCACGGAATCTGGGCTGCCGGTCACGCTCGTTGAGGAGGTAACCGGCTTCCCCGAGATGCTTGATGGCCGTGTGAAGACAATGCACCCTCGTCTGATGGCCGGCATTCTGGCGCGCCGCGACGTCTCAGAGCACATGAGCACAATCGCCGGCCACGAGATTGAGCCAATCGACATGGTCGTGTGTAGCCTCTATCCGTTTGAAGAGGTCGCCGGGCGTCGCGGCGTAGACGATGCCGTCGTGATCGAGAACATCGACATTGGCGGCCCGACCATGATTCGCGCGGCCGCCAAGAATCACGAAGCGGTGGCCGTCGTCACCAGTTCGAGCGACTATGGTCAGCTGCTGGACGAGATGCGTGCTTCCTCAGGCGAGCTGTCGCCGGAGACGCTCCGCGGGCTTGCTGCGAAGGCCTTCCATCGTACGGCGCATTACGACTGCTGCATCGCGAGCTGGTTCGGAGAAACTAACGCCGATTTCCCCGACTTCATGATGCGTGACTACAGCAAGGTGCTGGATCTGAAGTACGGCGAGAACCCACATCAGCGGGCTGCCTACTATGCGGAGGTCGGTCAGCCGACCCATTTGCTCTCGGGCGTCGAGCAGCTCCACGGCAAGCAGATGGGGTTCAACAATCTCTACGATCTCCACGCAGCGCGAGCGATCTGCGATGAGTTCACGCTGCCATGCGTCGTGATCATCAAGCACAACAACCCGTGTGGTTGCGCGCTGGCTGAGAATCTCGCGGCGGCGTACGACAAAGCGTTCGCATGTGATCCCGAGAGTGCCTACGGATCGGTTATTGCCGTGAACCGTACGGTCGACATGGCTCTTGCCGAGCGGCTCAACGAGCTGTTCGTCGAGGTTCTCTATGCTCCCGGCTACGACGACGACGCTCTCGAGCTCCTCACGCAGAAGGCGAATATCCGCGTGCTCAGAGGCGAAGAGCGCAGACAGATCAATCCGGGCGAGTTCGATTTCAAGCGCGTAACCGGCGGGGTTCTTGTGCAGGACCGTGACTCAGAAGTGGAGGAACGTGACGAGATGACGGTGGCGACAACTCGTCATCCCTCAGATCAAGAGTGGGGAGACATGCTCTTCGCATTTCGCGTGGCCAAGCACGTGAAGTCAAACGCCATTGTCATTGCCAAAGATCTAGCAACTCTGGGGGTCGGCGCTGGCCAGATGAGCCGCGTAGACTCCACGCGGATAGCCATTGAGAAGGCTCGGAGCGACCTTCGCGGCGCCGTTGTTGGGTCGGATGCGTTCTACCCCTTTCCGGATGCCGTCGAAATGGCTCTTGAGCAGGGCATTACCGCGGTCATGCAGCCGGGAGGATCGAAGGGTGACGAGGCGGCGATCAAGGCGTGTGACGCTGCGGAGGCGGCGATGGTGATGACGGGTCGTCGCCACTTCCTCCACTAG
- a CDS encoding DUF2007 domain-containing protein has product MKPVTVTSVNDVGLASIIKGILEQAGIETVLQGTGTEDVFPAGVVENLDVMVDESEVDRARDLLDQFETSPEVDEDDEA; this is encoded by the coding sequence ATGAAGCCAGTGACTGTGACCAGCGTCAACGATGTTGGCTTGGCCAGTATCATCAAGGGGATTCTTGAGCAGGCCGGTATCGAAACCGTGCTTCAGGGGACCGGGACGGAGGATGTGTTTCCCGCTGGCGTCGTTGAGAATCTCGACGTGATGGTCGACGAGAGCGAGGTCGATCGTGCTCGCGACCTCCTCGATCAGTTCGAGACTTCTCCTGAAGTCGACGAGGACGACGAAGCCTAG